The following is a genomic window from Chanos chanos chromosome 1, fChaCha1.1, whole genome shotgun sequence.
ctctcttacttggTCAGTTGGCCCTTGGTCTTGCTGGCATCTACACCATTGCAGGTAACAGCGGCCAGTTTCTTGCTGCGGTAGTTTTCATAGTGAACGTTGTTGGTTACGTCCTTCAGGTCTTGCATGTGAGTCCTGGAGACAGGGTGAGTAACAGGGTCTCATAAATAAAATCTTGCACGTTAACAGAGGGTCCGTTTTCCCCCCTAACATTTCATTTGAGTCCGTTACTAAAAttgctgttttatttgagagaaaacatattaaaaataaaaaaaaatgtccttgttTGTTAAAAGAATTCAACACGACATGGGTCTGTGACAACCGGCATTACAGTGCTAACACGCTTCATTCTGCAAGGCGTGTCAAATTATTAACTTCTAAATTCTATGGCACAAATATTGACAACTATCCCTCCATACCCTGCATGGAGCTAACCCTGTAGTAGTAAGTGTGCAGAGACCAATGTGCTTAGTGGCAGACTGATATGCATGCTGTTAGAATACGACTGGGCCTGCTGTCCTTCCGACCATCATCTGTCTCTTACCTGATGAGCATGTTACGCAGCACGGTGAAATCACAGTGCTCTCCGTTCTCCACTGCGGACAGGAAGAGAACATGACGTTAGCTGAGACAATTACACCACCATGGCTTTATCTTACGGTACAATACTGCCTCTGGGGAAGGCAGTCTtggacatacacagacatgggCTTAAAGTGAGTCggttaaacacaacacacagtggagatttcactgcacaaacacaggcagTCACTTTAgaagggcaaacaaatccagacattttaaaaatcacagtaaACAGAACCGTTAGTTCTAGTGGTCAATAAGGATAAACCCTGACGTAGTCCAACTGGTCAGGTGGTTATGTGGtcagacagacataaacacgCTGACTGATTAGATATTTAGACAGCTGACTCCTCAGATGGACACAGTCAGGTGGTTAACCGGTCGAAACGAACATGTTTAGACGACGGactgaacaaaaagagaaaacacagtccCGACTTCACGTTTGACCATCATATGGGATTCTGGAAAAAGGATCACAGACAATGCTCCTAACCAGGACTGTAGCTGTCGTCACAAAAATGCTCTACACATCATTTACATAGGTGAAACATTTCATATCCACCCCTCACTTTCATTCCTATTAGCAAGTCTTGGAAAAACCCCTTAACATCTATCACATTGAGAGTGGAGAGTTGTTCAAAAACAGCAATAGGGACAGCAACCTTACCCATGAAGAAGCACATACATTAGCCAATCACCACCTTTTAATCGCCAGCTATCACCACCTACCTGAAAGACAGTGTTGATGGAGAAGGGACGGGGTTCACACACTAGCCCCCCCGGTCTGACCCGTTGGAAACCAGAAACATAACCTGTGACCCTGATTTGTCTACTGAGTCTACAGATAGCATGTGTGTTgagtttggaggggggggggggtgttgaggaATTGGGGATGTTACATGAGATGACGATGACAAGCTGAGGGGGACCAAACTGACTGatgggaagaggagaaaaagaggggttCATGGGGAATTATAATGACAAGCTGGGTATTGTAGTTTTGGGGCGATTATGTAGTTCTGCTGGGTAACATCCTCAGACAGGACAGTAGCAACAGCAGTTGCAGCAGCAGTAGGAGCAGATTCTTGATGCTGATGCATCTTTATGTTGCTTTCCGTGTCTCTGTTTTAGTAGAACCCCTTTTGAGTAAAGTCTAACTCATGCATTCAGTATAAATCTCTGAGGAGGGTAGCTCTGGTGGCATATGTTTGCCTATgcctgcagtcagtcagtctacaTGCCAGCCCACGCGTGCCCGCGTTTGTGAGGTTTCTGCAGACAGAAAAGCCAAAGGCATGCGCAAAAAAGCACTGGTGTCCATTAGTTAATGTGTACTCTGTCAATCCGCCGCAACATGTGAAACGACAGCTTAGTTCAGGCCTGGAGTACCACGGCAGCAGCCTCGAGGTCTAAAGTCTTTGAGAGTGTGTTCTGACCCTCTGTGGACGCTGAGGGTAACTGCAGGCAGGAGATGATAGAGTGCACATTATGACACAAAATGCCACCCGCTCCCCAGACAATCAGTTTTCCAACACGTGCGTaccaactgactgactgttaccTCGCGTGTCAGTGGATctttaatgagagaaagaaatggataACTGAAACGATTAAGAAGAAGAGAGCATGCAGTTCCGGAGGAGGGTACTGTTTATAGGTAATTaggagcttaaaaaaaaaaacaaaaaccatgagTTAGAGAGTGACGATGCTCCTACGCTACAAGCAGCAGAAGTACTGCACAACTCTGGTTTTCTCCATGACTATTAAACAGCACCActttgaccaatcacagcaaCAAAAAGGTGAAGGAAGGGgcgggaagggagggggggttctGAGGAGGAGTTGTGTACAAATGAGATGTGGATTTGTTTACCAAAAATGCCCTCTGTCAGTCATGGAAAAGAAtaggcagaaagaaaaaaagagaaaaagaaagaatgaaacgTGAATGATTGGTAACAAGCACTCACCCACATcacaataattaaaaataaaacatctctcggggggggggggggggggttgtgggggcttaggtggggtggggttggggaaaacaccaaaaaataaataaattgagaaaagaaatacaaaatacaaaaataaatttttggaaaagaaaacaacatcacCACAACATCAATACAGTCATTGTGGCctgtaatggaaaaaaagaatggatgacatatctctctctctccctaaggAAAacttggtggattttttttttttactgctagAGGAAGGAAGATGCTGATGTCACGCCATACCCCCCTTTTCCAGAATCCCTGTGCTGGAGACATTGTACCcaggtgtgggggagggggggggggagtgcaGTTTGCAGGGGTGTCCTTGAAGATCATGCAGTTATAACTGCTCTCGAAAAGCATCCAAGGGCTCCAGTCTACGAGCACGACTGAACCCCGTTCTTTTATGGCAGGCTGGCGGACGCGAAAAGGGCCGATCGGATTTGCTGACGCCATTTCCGTACGTACCTTCTGCCACGCCCCAGGGGTACTGACGACCTCTGACCTTCCTTCCATTCACTTCGATCACCACGTTGCTGCCAACGACCGCCAGAGGCATCTTCTCCTGCCGCGGACAGAGAGCAAGTTAATTAGCCAGCACTCCAATCGACCTCTCGTAAAAGCAAACAATGCTGATGGGAATTGACAGCAGGAGAGCGAGTGCAGGCTGATAGAAAGtttgtcatctctttctttctctctctctccctctacctttATCTTGCGGATGAGTTTGCTGTCCTCATCATCCTCCGTGTCTGGAAACTCGTAAATCTTTATCTTATGCTCCTGGATTTCCTTCATGATCTGGGGGGATGAGAGAAAGGAATATGAAGAGATGACTTTGGCAGCAGTACAGCAGCACACAAAACTAAAATTTATACATGTACTGACtcccatttctttttttgcaaatgtaaacaacaatcTGGCACTCCCAAGGCAGGAGCAGTGGAACCTGTTTCAGTATTACAATTATCGCTGATCTTACCGTAACAAGTCGGTGGTACATTacaactgacattactttaCTAAATCAGTGGTACCTGTTTGAGTGTTATGATCATCAGTGATATTACGGTACCAAATAAGTGGTATGATTATCAGTGATATTACGGTACCAAATCAGTGGTATGATTATCAGTGATATTACGGTACCAAATCAGTGGTATGATTACCAGTGATATTATGGTACCAAATCAGTGGCAGGATTATCAGTGATATTACGGTACCAAATCAGTGGTGGGATTGTCAGTGATATTATGGTACCAAATCAGTGGTGGGATTGTCAGTGATATTATGGTACCAAATCAGTGGTATGATTATCAGTGATATTATGGTACCAAATCAGTGGTAGGATTATCAGTGATATTATGGTACCAAATCAGTGGTGGGATTATCAGTGATATTATGGTACCAAATCAGTGGTAGGATTATCAGTGATATTATGGTACCAAATCAGTGGTGGGATTGTCAGTGATATTATGGTACCAAGTCAGTGGTGGGATTGTCAGTGATATTATGGTACCAAGTCAGTGGCAGTATTATCAGTGATATTATGGTAACAAATCAGTGCTACCTGTTTCTTGAAAAGTTGGCATTCTTCAGGAGTGAGGGTGTCAGCCTTTGCGATGAGTGGGATGACGTTGACTTTGTCATGGAGGCGTTTCATGAACTCAATATCCAAAGGCTTcaatctgaaaaacaacaacatttacacatgatTCACACACTACTCTCAACATCATACAACAATATAAACAATCATCTTATTCAAGTCAGAGCAACAAACAAGAGATAAACAAACCAGCCTTTTGTTTTCCGATGTGACACAATGTTAAAGTGACAGCTCTAAGTAACCCTTGCACATTACAACACCCCTGAAAAGAGGGTCGAATAGCCCAGAGGAGGGTAACCCGCAAACACAGAccagtttctccctctcctcgTCATTGATAATTATGTCACAGTGTGAGATTTGAGGATTGTGTCACTTTGCGTGCCTGCCTCTTACTCATAGTGATGGGCAGCCAGACAAAGGCTCTGTTCTTTTCAGAagatagtgtgtgtgggagctgcCTCTGGCtgaaatagagggagaactgaACAGATAATGTATTTTAGGGAATGTCTAGACTTGAAAAGTCGTGGTGATGTGCATGCATGAACTGAGCCTGCTTTCATGTTGCTTGGCTTTCTTAGCTCAGTACAACCTAGATATACACAGAACCTTAATATACCGATATCCATTTCTGAATGTTTCAAAAGGGTACTAAACTCTAATTTCAAGATTATtcaccaaataaaacaaagatgtaGTTGGATGGAAGCAGActatgaggaaagaaaaaaaaaaaagttgttgagaTGCAGTTGTCAGCACAAATACGCTAACAGTTCACTGCATGTGACAATAAAGCATTTTCCACGAATACCAACTGGTCAGATAATAACACTAACAACTGATAGATTGATTATCAGAAGGGCTGGCGCTTTTAGAGGCATCGATGTTTCCATTTGTGATTAAGGTGTTATATAATAAATACTGGAGATCAATTTGATTCAACCTACAAGCTTTTAAAAGACCAGATGGTGGTGCCATGTGTTAATGGAGGGCACTAATTTTGAATGTTCTGGGTATTTTTATAGCAACATGCCCTTATCTGCCAAGAATCCAGTTTATCAGTGAGAGCATGGGGACTGTGCCAAGATTACAACAACAACTCCTCAAGCTTCCAAAAATAAGAGAACGGCATAGCAGCATCCTCCGAGATTTTTAGTTATAGAAGCTTGCAAGGTTCTGCTtggttctgattggctgacttcAATATCAGGGCGAGTAATATTTTCTCACATCCTTTATGGAGCGTGCTCAGCCTAGTGGCGGTTACATAACCTTTTGGGTCAGTGCACAGGCaacctgcatctctctctctctctcaccacatagaaacatacacacacacacgtatacacacccgcacacatgcagatacacacacacacatgcagacacacacacatgcagacacacacacatgcagacacacacacacatgcacggacaCGGAAGAACGCCTTGTGGCCCTGTCCTCATTTCATGTTTAATACACTCCCCTCAAAACTGCATTGAGAGCAGCACTACAGCTAATATTCTCATTTCTTCACTACACTGCTCGCCCTGCTACAAAATGGATGCGAATATCCAGGCAACACAATTCACTAAGAAACAGAAGCGGTATGTGTCTGCCTGTTATCATGCATGTGATGTGGATGTTTCTATTTTAAGCAATAGGAGAACGAGGATGATTCACATCATTTGTAGACTGCGGGCAAAACTATATGCAGTACCTACCCGTGGCCAGAGGGGGCAATGAAATACAGGCAGCAGTGAACCCTGTTGTCTGGCATCAGTCTTCGGTTGACCCGAGACTCGGCATTGAGGAAATCCTCAAATTTGCTGTCTATATAGTTGATAACCGGCTGCCAGCTGAAAGAGGAAGGAAGATaaaggtgggtgggggggggtgtggtgaTGAGAAGGTTACAAGGAAAACACATCAATGAGAACATATGACATGAACTGTCAGTATTTTTCCTCTGAATCTGAAATCACATGAAATCGTActgtgaggctttttttttaaatgtgaaattggCTAACACTTTTTGACTTCTCCTTGACGAACACTTACCAGTTACTGTTGTCCACTGCATCTCCAAACCCTGGTGTATCAACTATGGTAAGTGTAAGCTGGACACCTCCTTCTTTTATTAGGACTTTGGACTGTTCCACCTACAATAGGGTTTAAATTAGTACAGAATAGAATAAAATCAGATggatttttatttacatttattttatttttatatagaTCAGAATGTTGAATCAGACTTATCAAGCGGTGCAAGAGACTGTGTAAATATCACCACTTCCTCTAAAACTGCTTGTGATACGCTGATGTTACAGGGAACAGATTCTTCCAGAACCTGAAAATGCCTTGAGCAGGCTCAACATGATCATTTGAAAACTGTACTCAGAACAGTGCTACAGTGGGTGTTTCTTCATTATGCATCTCAGACTGGACAAAATGCATGTGAATAACTTGGGCAACAGTGTTTGCTGGTAAACAGGACCAGGATATGTCTATCTGTTACCATGCATGATGTGGAtaccctttgtgtgtgtgtgtgtgtgtgtgtgtgcgtgttgtgatCCAGAGCTGCTGGCTATGACACATGGCTTGTGTGGAACAGAGGTTAGATGGTTATCTGCATGGTTCCTGATGATTAGACTCAGCTACATCACTTCCTGCTCTGCTATTTCAGCTGTGTTCTGTTAAACTGCGCACACATTCTCACAGGCCTAGTTATTTTTGGCTGACCCTCTTTGGCTGAAAATGCAtactcactttcacacacatacacatacagacacacacacacttgtacttcaaaaacacagcagaaattCCTCTAATTTTCAAGCTTCTTCTGCTCTACAGTAAAAAGGTTCTTAACCAAGTCCTGGGATTTTCCTTTGCTGATTATCACCAggcagaagcagcagcagcttAATTCATCCAATCAAAAGCTAGATGTTAAGTGGACCgtttgaatcaggtgtgctggTAGGTGACTTAAGTATATGTATAGGACTGACTGGAGGCTCTAGAGAAAAGATGAGTTGAGACATCCAAATGAAGAGCTGTGTTTTTCATAAGTCCACTCCATCTTACCTCTTTttggggtgagggtgggggcaCTGGGttgaaaaacacagcacaatggGATCAATCATTTGCTCTAAaacatggatggatggatggatggggagagtgaaaaataaacagggggagaaaaagcTTGAACATAAATTCCAGTTCTCTTGGTTGAATGATGTTTATGAACCATATGAAGCCATTTGCAGAATCAGATCGAcgcaggatgaaaaaaaaaaaaaaaaaaaagagagaaaaagccacAAAAATGTCTACTCCTCTATTGAAGCACAATCTGAGAGGACAGAATGTGGCCTCTTTTTGAGTATAAATACtcattctgttgttttcatATTCTGCATGAGCTGACCACAAATGACTcaactgccacacacacacgctgagttCCGGTTGGCAGGGCAGTTTTCACTGCGGTCCACACAGCACGAGCAGTTCTATTTTCAAAAGCAACTTCATCTACATTTGGGAAAATGGAAATGTCCACCCTCGAGATGAAGCCAAAATCTGGAGACTGCgagactgttttcttttttttgtcccctaAATTGTTATTTTGCAACTCAATTCTGCATGGCCCTTTTCTAGGATGTGAATTTGTTTTAACCCAACAATTGTATGCTTGACCCAATCTCCCAAAGCAAAGACCGGCTAATCAGCTGATGAGGAGAACCAGGTGTGCTGATGGTGTGCAAACAAACAGCGTATTGAGGGTCTTCAGTGGGAAAAGGATGATGAACAGCAGCTCAGATGAAACCTAAAACACCTTCAGGGCTTCAGATCCGCATCTAGATTGTGGTACTGATTAAAggcatttgctgttttttttgaaAGGGTAAGATGGTGGTTCTCAATAATTGAAAGGAGTTTGtggtgagagggggagagagagagagagcgagagagagagagggagggagagggagagaacaaggAGGGTGTGGTGGTGCCTGGGTTTGCGTTTCATTTGTGAGGAACCGAGAAAACCAAGCAAACAGTTCAAATAAGAAAGCGAGCGAAGGGCAGGCCAGAAAACACAAACCCTGGGCCTTCAATCTTGGAGAGAGGTTTGACCCAAACCACCGGGAACTCCGTGCCAGTTCTGCATTTCAGAGCTCTGCAGCAGACATACCAATCGCATCTGTGTGTCACACCAGCGGTACAGGCAGACAGTAAGTGGAGTAAAAACAGGGTCGTAGGCCATTTCGAGTTACGGACCAGACAGAGCGCTCTGTTTTGGTGGGAAAGTTGCCAAAGAGTGTGAAGTTTTTCGTGGGAACATTCTTGACCTCCTACTGACCCCCTCTGGTCTCTGGAGGAATCTAAATGTCCAGTGaccatcaaccccccccccccttcccccggCACCCTCCAACCAATCAACCCTCAGAATCACGAACGAGTCACCATAACCGCTACTGGACACGCCCCCTCCCTTTTCCCCTGCACTTGGTATCTCAAAGCCTAAACTCTGCATCTGTCCACCCCTTGTTTATCCAGTCCTTATAAGGCTAAAATGCTAGGCTGCGCTCTGCAGCTGTGAATTTTGGGTGCCCTTGATCTGGTCTAGGAGTTTTTTCAGTCAGCGGAGAGAagactgtgtgtttacttaAGGCCAGATAGTAACCCGATCATTGACTGCgggctctgggtgtgtgtgtgctctggttCTCTGCATGCTTATTGGCTTTTGTTTGAAGAGGGAGTAAGATGGTGGTGAAGTGTTGGTCAGTAGTCTGGGGTTACAGAAGGGTGAAAGAGGGCGAATCAGGTTGAGACTGGTTGAAGATAAGAGTTAAGGTTAGAAGGTAAGAGACCAGGTcctggggagggaggggggggggcattaccTGTACAGTTTTCTTGATCCTCTGGGATGGGCCTGGGTAGTCTTTTGAGTACAGGTCAGTCAGGAAGAGGGAGTTGATGAGTGTGGATTTGCCCAATCCAGACTCACctagagacagaaacaaaccaaagaaaatatgttttcttttgtcaggCGAGAGCAAAACACGACTTATATACTCAAATGATGTCTGGTATTCCATTAACTCAACTGGaacaaataccccccccccttcaatttattgttctttcataGCTGGACAAAGACACATTCTCACTTACAcagggaaaaacaacacaactcaaacagTTGTTGCtttggagataaaaaaaaaaaaagacatatcgTGGGGACTTGAAAACAAAGTGTCCAAAGGCTTTCTCTGTTCCAGAGAAGCCAGGAGTAACCGAGGACTTAGAACTGATTCATTATGCCACTGGGAAAGGTCATAGATACAACTGATAGAGAAAAGGTCTTTATTTAGAGAGAATACAAGAtttcccctttttctccttcttccccaatcctttatttttatttcctctcCATCCTGACGCTTGACCAGACCATTAGCTTAATTTATGCAAATCTATCACTCCCTAACACACATGGGAACACATTGTGACACGTGTTTGTTAAGTGGAAGGCTGTGCCCTGCTTCAGGGAGAGGAGAAGCTCGACTGTCAGATTTGACTTTGGCACCACATCATCAGTATACAGTCAACACCACTGCTATGTGGAATTTTCACACATTCGCAGGCTTGtaccatagacacacatacacgcacacaaacaggaaTGTGTGAATTGGTTCCACACAGGGTAAGAAGAAACAGATGCTTTAAGATTGCGTTGTAGACTAAGAGCTTGTCAGTGAGAGCGGTTGGGTGCTTATGGAGTGACATGTGGAGTGGGTGGTCCTCATGTGTAAAGAAGAACTGATGCCCTCAGAGAAGGAACGGAGGAAGACAGAAGCATTTAGAACATTCCTGTGATATGATGCACTGCCCTGAGGGTGGCCATCCACATGGACATGTTGCCAAGATCTCCAGCTGACGATCCCTAACCTTCACCTCTCACAttgacccccccctcccctccaggACCCCTCCCTCTGAGAAAGCTCTTAAAACCAAGAACCAGACGGCTCACCGGGAGAACCCAAGGAGCCTGGAGAGGCCAAAGGTCAccagcccccctccccttctgcTGCGCGCTCTCTCCGTATGTGCGAGTCCTTTAAAGCACTCTGTGCAATGTAACAGATAAAGCAGAGACACCAAAACCCACCCAGAGGTCTCCTGAGTAAATGTACAAACCAAACAACACTTGAAATTAGCCTGCTGGGGGAGTTTAAATGAAACTGAGAgggtagggtgtgtgtgtctgtgtctgtgttgttggtgtttgtgAGGCTGGAGGTGGTGGTCTTTAGATGTCTGCTCAGGATGAGCGTAAAGAGAGCTGTGGCGTGTGTATAACAGACAGCATCTGtggtgacaaagagagagagagagagagagagagagagagagagggagagggagagagagagagagagagagagagagagagagggagagagggagagagagagagagagagagggagagggagagagagagaggttgtttgGTCTGGAGTCTGCCAGCAGTTATAAAGGCATTTTAATGGAAGCCATGCACACAATCCCATACTCAGtgaaactccctctctctgtctgtctctctttgtctctgtctaaaTCCTTTACTGTTTCCAGTGTTCTAGAAAATTTTCAAACACAGAAGTGCCACCTAGTTTAGAAAAAGGCTGTCTACTtccagcattaaaaaaaagggttttggAGGGGGACACAGGTCAAAAGGTTTGAGTCAGAACCTTCTGGTCCTATACACTTCCTTAAATACCTGGGCTAGGTTTAAAAACTTCAAATCACAGGTCCGCAATTCTCTCAGTCTAGACTC
Proteins encoded in this region:
- the LOC115806171 gene encoding septin-7-like isoform X2; its protein translation is MIERPDSTVSSIARNLEGYVGFANLPNQVYRKSVKRGFEFTLMVVGESGLGKSTLINSLFLTDLYSKDYPGPSQRIKKTVQVEQSKVLIKEGGVQLTLTIVDTPGFGDAVDNSNCWQPVINYIDSKFEDFLNAESRVNRRLMPDNRVHCCLYFIAPSGHGLKPLDIEFMKRLHDKVNVIPLIAKADTLTPEECQLFKKQIMKEIQEHKIKIYEFPDTEDDEDSKLIRKIKEKMPLAVVGSNVVIEVNGRKVRGRQYPWGVAEVENGEHCDFTVLRNMLIRTHMQDLKDVTNNVHYENYRSKKLAAVTCNGVDASKTKGQLTKSPLAQMEEERREHVMKMKKMETEMEQVFEMKVKEKKQKLKDSEAELERRHEQMKKNLEAQYKELEEKRRQFEEEKANWEAQQRILEQQKLDASKTMEKNKKKGKIF
- the LOC115806171 gene encoding septin-7-like isoform X1; translated protein: MIERPDSTVSSIAQRNLEGYVGFANLPNQVYRKSVKRGFEFTLMVVGESGLGKSTLINSLFLTDLYSKDYPGPSQRIKKTVQVEQSKVLIKEGGVQLTLTIVDTPGFGDAVDNSNCWQPVINYIDSKFEDFLNAESRVNRRLMPDNRVHCCLYFIAPSGHGLKPLDIEFMKRLHDKVNVIPLIAKADTLTPEECQLFKKQIMKEIQEHKIKIYEFPDTEDDEDSKLIRKIKEKMPLAVVGSNVVIEVNGRKVRGRQYPWGVAEVENGEHCDFTVLRNMLIRTHMQDLKDVTNNVHYENYRSKKLAAVTCNGVDASKTKGQLTKSPLAQMEEERREHVMKMKKMETEMEQVFEMKVKEKKQKLKDSEAELERRHEQMKKNLEAQYKELEEKRRQFEEEKANWEAQQRILEQQKLDASKTMEKNKKKGKIF